The following is a genomic window from Spodoptera frugiperda isolate SF20-4 chromosome 18, AGI-APGP_CSIRO_Sfru_2.0, whole genome shotgun sequence.
TGAAGGACCCCAGCAAGGTGATACGCATCCAACAGAGAAATGAAGAAATGGAGAAAAGAGAACAAGAATTGAATAAGCAGGGTGGTGCTAATTTGAGAGTAAGTATTTTTGTCTGGGCTAAAAAcatatcagaaaatattacatGCTCATTCAAGTAATATATCAAGATACTTAAAATTCAACTTTAATACTaaataacaaagtttaaaatctgTTTAAGAATTCCATATTCCATTTTTAGGTAGGTTTAATATGctagtatacagggtgtccctgaagtcgacgtccaacaggcaccagatgatcggcaagattctaaatgttatcagaaaaatataaaaaaattctaagtcctacagtttttaaattacagtgacttatgtgttatccacgaaaaagtacaccccgtgccagtcttttgactcttgttgctacaaatctttattttttcgtctgcggtcttccttacattatcctgaatagtgctccagtaatatggaatcataaattcttagccaactgctttagattggaaaacattgttagttttagaggaaccaaatactctgaataaaattttcaccttactttaagtgactgtactgaataaattatgtatggcgctagtagtggcaaatttcaccaaagttggcgcatttaataaggattataaaatggtatagcactttgcaaattatttcttaaattcgacacaaaaaaagatttttcaacgaaactccgtttcgatgaatttatttgaacttactcaaaattcttctagtgtactcaaatcatacgttataacctcatatgcactagacagcactttgcacgctatttgttatcatcatgttgaaaatcagcgaggatctcttgtcaaacaatattgtcggtttacccgtgatttcgcttgcagcattcgtcggcaatattatcgctagaggaACTGGTGTAGTGCATCTCATGCCATCGTACTCgagcttcggcattttagctgagcactggcttttttgcgccgtgttgattttttttttaaattactgcaATTGCAATGCTTTActctgcaattccttgtaacggtgcaaataactctttctcgacaaactaaagaatatttgatgcttcaacccgcatttgatcacaaggcatgaacacgtaaattaatcggaggattcacccatttccttttttctttttttttgatggggatatgacgagtaaattgtacgtaagggctcatgtacaccataccactaccgcgtcgatatgctgtatacatgacgctaccgcgtccgttccttttgattttactacacatttgataatgtgtttgatgcactatgaacatcatattgcaatcattcaatattatttagtgaaacatgatacacaacatcagttcctctagtaagtctagtaatattgccgacgaatgctgcaagcgaaatcacgggtaaacagacaatattttttgacaagagatcctcgctgattttcaacatgatgataacaaatagcgtgcaaagtgctgtatAGTGCATatgaggttataacgtatgatttgagtacactagaagaatttttagtaagttcaaataaattcatcgaaacggagtttcgttgaaaaatctttttttgtgtcgaatttaagaaataatttgcaaagtgctataccattttataatccttattaaatgcgccaactttggtgaaatttgccactactagcgccatacataatttattcaatacggtcacttaaagtaaggtgaaaattttattcagagtatttggttcctctaaaattaacaatgttttccaatctaaagcagttggctaagaatttatgattccatattactggagcactattcaggataatgtaaggaagaccgcagacgaaaaaataaagatttgtagcaacaagagtcaaaagactggcacagggtgtactttttcgtggataacacataagtcactgtaatttaaaaactgtaggacttagaattttttttatatttttctgataacagttggaaccttgctgattatctagtgcccgttggacgtcgatttcagggacaccctgtataaataCTCTGATATCAGACATTACATCACTGTATTGTTCTGATTATCGTATTAaacaatagtaattattattatcgacAATCAATCAACACAGTCaacttataaaaaacaataccaCTATGATTGTAATAAGACGCTGAACCAATGAAAtcataattcaataaaactgtAACAAGGAAGtaggtttttatattttctaaattagtTAAATATAGTTATTTGTAGCTGAAGTACAACAAGGCGTAAGGAATAAAAGATTCAGTAGTCACCCTTAGTaataaaaacgaaatgaaaacgtatttggcactctgattggttgggtcATTCGTTCTGGCTAATCAGCAACAAACACACTCTCGTTTCAATATTGTTAAACGCAAAGCAAATTTgtcttaaaaatatcttttttgtCTTAAAAATATCTTGTTTGTCTTAAAAATATCTTGTTTGTCTCTATTTCGCAGTGGACATCAGGCTGAGATGAGGCTCCAAGTGGGAGCTGTCAGAGCGGTCAGACTGAACCCAAGGAGaagaatgaaaaatataaatataaaaattgacCGCAACACGGATTTATGCCCCACACCTACACCTAACTTAGATATGTGATGTCATGAAAGTAGGTATGCTAAGAACAGCACTTTGTTTAGAAAACATACatcagtgcccttagtacgagtttgttttacatttaacgagatcgaaatgtagggtgtgttcggcgctctgattggttggtctattcgagccggccaatcagaacgctgaacgcgctgccgttttgattactttaaacgtaaagcaaactcataataaaaCTGCTGATCAGTTTGCAACTGGTGTGTAAAGGTTTTTAGGTTTAACCAGGATCACAAATCTATTTAGTTGAGATAATCTATTTTCTAAATATTGAAACACTACACATTAATTTTTCTACGCTGCTTTACCAATGACGTTATGATAATACCATATAATAGAAGTGCTGATCATGAAGGTTGGAATTAGAGGTTTGTTTCTCAGCTTGTATGTAGTCTCGAATCATTCCtagtaattatttacttacctctaaaatactaataaactgTCAAATGTATGTCACTTAACTAATGTTATTTAACTATGACAGGACcagaaatacaatataaatagaaaGTGAGTACTGTTTGAGTATTTAGAAAGAATAGTGTCTTACTACTGTTAAAAGCACAACTACAGCCTTGCACTCTTTCACATCTAGACTGAATATATACATTTGATATTGAACTTTAATGTGTTGTAGTATGGTTGAAAATCATATACATTTGGTTAAAATATCTAAAGAGTTAAGGAGTTTTGAACTCTATGTGTGTAGAATAAGGTTCAGTATTGTATACATTTATCTTGCTTATTCTTTTTCACTTATCTGTCAGcaactgcaatataaataagaagttaattattattatacatataacaaaatgTAATCTTGTATGTCTGTgagtttttttgtaataatattaaaattaaatatgttattatccactcacacaataaaatgtaaataggtGAACT
Proteins encoded in this region:
- the LOC118277947 gene encoding uncharacterized protein LOC118277947 isoform X2, which codes for MANMHWIWQRMETRRRQQVEAAERRAAQEAARGVKDPSKVIRIQQRNEEMEKREQELNKQGGANLRWTSG